In the genome of Ureibacillus sp. FSL W7-1570, the window TTATGCTCATTTGGCGTATTTCAATAAAGAGTTGAAGGTGGGCGACATCGTGGAGCCTGGAACCATTCTTGGCGGTGTTGGAAGTTCGGGATATGGGAAGGAAGGAACGAGCGGCAAATTCCCTCCGCATTTGCATTATGGCATGTATAAATTCAACGGTCGGACTGAATGGGCTTTTGACCCGTATCCGCATCTTTTGCAATGGGAAAAGCAGACGAAGCAGGAACGCAAATAATAAGGTTGCTTTAGCGTGCCATTCGCTAGGGCAACTTTTTTGTTGCGAGAACATTTTGATAAAAGCCGCAAGGGATCTGTTGAAAATGCAAGTCCTCCAGCATCTCCTTGGATTTATCCAAAGTCGCAAAGTCTTGAAAAAAATTCCAAATAAATTATCCATTTTATCCTATTGAAATATTTTCTTGCCCATGTCACAATGATTGTAATTTCATAGTGCATTATCCAATCACTAGGGGTGCTAGTTTTAGCTGAGAGAGGCATTGCCTCAACCCTTTGAACCTGCACTAGGTAATGCTAGCGAAGGGAAGTGGTTGCTGGGACTCGTATTGTCTTTTTATGTTTTTTTACAGTTTGCCGATTTCGGGTTTTCAAGCCACTTCTTTCAGGAAGTGGCTTTTTTTCATGAACAAAAAAAGATGGGGGATAGGAATGCAATTCACAGATCGACTTTTTGAAAAGTATCATACCGTTTGGAGAAAAAATCATGAACATCCTTTTGTGAAAGAGTTGGGAACAGGAACACTGGATCCTGACAAGTTCCGTTTTTACATGATACAAGATTATTTATACTTAATCGATTATTCCAAATTGTTTGCATTAGGTGCTGTGAAAGCGCCAAATCTCGAAGTGATGACGGTGTTTGCCAACCTGCTTTATTACACGATGAATGAGGAAATGGCGTTGCACAGAAAATATGCCAGCCGTTTTGGAATCACGGAAAAAGAGTTGGAAGAGGCAAAACCTTCCCCGGTAACCCTTGCTTACACCCACTACATGTTGGCGGTTGCCCAAAACGGCTCCATCGCCGAATTGGCGGCTGCCCATTTGGCTTGTGCATGGAGCTATTGGGAGATTGGATGTGAATTGGCTGAAATCCCGGGGGCAAAAAATCATGAATTATACGGCGATTGGGTAAAAACGTACAGTTCAGAAGAGTTTGGCCAGTCTGCGCAATGGAATCTCGATTTGCTCAATCAATTGGCGGAAGGGAAGCCGGAATCCGAACTTCAGCGGCTGGAAGAAATCTTTTTAAATACGACCCGATTTGAATACATGTTCTGGGATATGGCTTATCATCAACAAATGTGGCCGATGGATGAACAGGTGACTGCATAATTTTTTGCGAAGGGAAGTCGTTTGGTTGGAACTGCACATAATCACCGATGGGAAAAAGACAAATGAAGAGTTGAAGGAAATCATTACATCGGTTTCTGCTGTTGTGGATTACATTCATATACGCGAAAAAAATAAATCGCCCCATGAGATTGTTGCTCTAGTAGAGGAGTTACTAAAGGCAGGGGTGCCGAAAGAAAAGCTTGTCATCAATGACCGGCTGGATATTGCTCTTGTGACTGGAATTCCGAATGTGCATCTGCCAGGGAAGGGGCTTCCGGTAGAAAAGGTCAAAACGGCATTTCCACATATGAAAGTGGGGGTCAGCATCCATTCCCTTGAAGAAGCGGAAAGAGCGGAAGAAGCAGGAGCTGATTACTGTTTATTCGGCCATGTTTTTGAAACGGACAGCAAAAAGGGATTAATGGGAAGAGGAACGGGTGCCCTTGGTGTAATTGTTGAACATGTAAAGATTCCAGTGATTGCCATCGGCGGAATTACTCCTGAGAATGCCGGAAAAGTGCTGGAGAAAAAAGTGCGCGGCATTGCAGTGATGTCTTACATTTTCTCATCGAAACACCCAAAAGAAGCGGCAACCCGTTTAAAACAAGTGTCAAAGGGGAAGGGGGATGACGTTGCAACTTTATATCAATGGACAGAAGACGGAAGTGGATAACAATGTGAAAAATGTGGCAGATTTGCTGAAGTCTTTTCAATTGCAAGGACGGATTGTCGTTGTTGAACAGAATGGAAAAATTATACTGAAAGAGCAATATGACAAACAGCCGGTAAATGATGGCGACAAAATCGAAATCGTCCATTTTGTTGGAGGGGGATAAACATGTTAAAAATTGCAGATAAAGTATTCCAATCAAGATTATTGCTAGGTACAGGGAAGTTCCCGAATTTTGAGGTCCAAAAGGAAGCGGTGGAAGCATCCGGAGCGGAAATTTTGACTTTTGCCGTAAGAAGAATGAATATTTATGAACCGTCACAGCCGAATTTTCTGGAAATGCTCGATCTTTCAAAATATACCCTCCTGCCGAATACTGCCGGGGCAAAAACGGCGGAAGAAGCGGTGAGGATCGCAAGACTCGCCAAAGCATCAGGACTGTGCGACATGGTGAAAGTGGAAGTCATTGGGGATGATAAAACCCTTCTTCCGGATCCGGTTGAAACACTAAAAGCTTCAGAAATGTTATTGGAAGAAGGTTTCATTGTCCTTCCTTATACTTCCGATGATGTAGTCTTAGCGAAGAGACTCGAAGAATTGGGGGTGCATGCCATCATGCCGGGCGCTTCACCCATTGGTTCAGGGCAAGGGATTGTGAATCCGCTGAATCTCTCCCTCATCATTGAGCAGGCGGGTATTCCGGTCATAGTGGATGCGGGAATCGGCTCGCCTGCGGATTGTGCCATTGCGATGGAGTTGGGGGCAGATGGCATCTTATTGAATTCAGCGGTGTCCGGGGCAAAAGATCCGGTGAAAATGGCAAAGGCCATGAAGCTGGCCATCGAAGCGGGAAGACTTGGATATGAAGCTGGCAGAATTCCGAAAAAACGGTATGCTGTTGCCTCCAGTCCAATAGAAGGGATGCTTCTTTCCTAATGGAACGGTATTCCCGGCAACGGTTGTTTTCCCCTATTGGTGAGGAAGGACAGAAGAAATTATTGGAAAGCCATGTGCTAATTGTCGGGGCAGGAGCGTTAGGTTGTGCCAATGCGGAGATGTTGGCACGGGCGGGCATCGGGAAAATCACCATTATCGACCGGGATTACGTTGATTGGACGAATCTCGGCCGGCAGCAACTTTATACGGAAGAGGATGCAAAACGGAACATCCCAAAGGCCATTGCGGCACAAAACCATTTACAAGTAATCAATTCAACGATTGATATTAAAGGGATTGTTGGAGACTTCTATATTGATTCAGAAGAAATAGTGAAAGATGCCGATCTCATCATGGATGGGACAGATAATTTTGAAACGAGATTTGTCATCAATGATATGGCAATGAAACATGGCATTCCCTGGATTCACGGGGCAGTGGTAAGAAGTTATGGAATGACCGTTTCCATTGTGCCAAAACAAACACCATGTTATCATTGTTTGCTCCAAACGCTTCCTTCCGAGGGTTTAACTTGCGATACCGTCGGGGTGATCAGTCCGGCAGTGCAAATGGTTGCATCCTATCAAACAGCCGAGGCTTTGAAATATCTGGTGAGCGGAGAAGTGTCCAAAGAATTGGTTTCCTTTGATGTATGGAAAAGGGAACACTCGATCATCGATGTATCATCATTAAAGAGGGCGGATTGCCCTTCGTGCGGGGGAAATCCCTCATTCCCATATTTGAGGAAGGGGACGGGTTTAAAAACCGCGGTGTTGTGCGGCAGAAATACCGTGCAGATTCGTCCGCAGCAAACGCAGCAATTTTCATTAGAAAGGATTTCAAAAAGGCTCCATACAATCGTTAAAAACTTAAAAGTGACCCCTTACTTAATGTCCTTCCAGGTGGAAGATGTCCAAATGGTTCTTTTTCAAGATGGCAGGGCATTGATCCATGGAACGAAAGAGGAAGAAAAGGCGAAAAGGATTTATCAACGGTATGTGGGGGCATGAAAGACCGTTGAATGCCAAAATAAAAAAGCTCTCCTGAACAGAGAGCTTTTTTACAAACCATTGTTTTACCAATGTTTGCAGTGAAAGCCGCCTTGCCGTAATATTAATAGAAAGTTTTAAAACCACGACTCCACCAGGTGGGTGTTCGCAGAAGATTTCCTGTCTATCGTCATTCACCGCAGTGTGACGCCCGCCATTCCATCTTCGATCTAAAACTCCCTTTTACAGTTCAAAGGTTAAAACTTAATATGTGTACGTACAACGCAGCTTTAATGTAATAGTAATGGAATATGTAGCTTGCCGCAAGTAAGTATCTTTTAATAAAAAAGTCAATTATTTAATATAAAAAGCGTTGGAGGTATTTTTTGCAAGCAAAAATAAAAGCCTCATTCGATTTAACCAAATCAATCCTGAGGCTTTATTTTGTCCAATATTTCATTGGTCAATTTGGCGACGTCAATTTGCGTATCTTCTTTCATGACGTCCTTCAAAATTTCATTCCGGAAATAACGGACACTTACTTTCAAAGGCATTTGAAGAAGTTTCGTTAATGCTTGTTGATACATAATGATAAATTCTTTATCTGTATTGCCCCGCTTCAGCTCGGCAAAGGATTCATAAAATTGATCGAGCTTATCCGCAAATTCCAGCAGACGGCCTTCCAATGTCCCATCTTTTCCTTCCTTCATCCGCTCGAAGAAAATTTCTTGAAATTCAGCTGGAATCTCTTCTTTTATAAATTTTTCCATCATTTTTTCTTCCACATGGGCAAGCATCTGTTTCAATTCTTCACTGGCATGTTTGACCGGTGTTTTAATATCTCCAATGAACACTTCGGCAAAGTCGTGATTGATGGTTTTTTCATAAAGGGACTTCCAATTGACTTTTGCCCCGTGCATTTCTTCCAAAGTTCCAAAAAACAAAGCGTATTGGGAAACTTTCCATGAATGGGCGGCCACATTATGTTCTTCGAATTTAAAACGTCCCGGCGCCCGAAAAATACGTTCCAAATCATTTAAGCTGGTAAAAAATTTATGGATGCCTATTGCCAACACTCCCATCAATTGATGTTTTGTATAAATATACACCATATTCTATCCAAAGGGGCATCTTTTACACAAATAATGCAACATAAAAGAGAATTGTCACGAATTTTATAAATAAAGTATCTGAAATACATGTTATACTAAGAAGCAGGAAGACGAAATGGATGTGATGGATATGTTGCATACGTTTTTTTTATTCATTCATATTTTGAGTGCGGTGGTTTCCATAGGCCCGTTGGTTACATTAATTCCGTTGACAAAGAAAATGGAGTCCGCCGATGAAAATGAAATGGTCGGTTATGTGAGATCCTTCCAAGTGGCTATTACCACAGTCAAGCATGCCGGACACGTCCTAGTGCTCTCAGGTGCGATTCTTGTCATAATCAGCGGATGGACTTGGAAAGATTCATGGATTGTTTTAACCTTGGCCGTCATGTTCCTTTCCATTGTGTTTTTGGCAAGGGCCTTCAAACCGACTCTGCAAACCTTTGGAACAAGCGGGTATCGGAAAGAAGAGTTTGTTGCAAAATTGAGGAAAGCAACATGGAAATATATTCTCTTATTATTGATTATGCTTTGGTTAATGGTGGATAAACCGATGCTGTGGTAAAAAGCTCATCGGGTTCTCAATTTTATGAAGTTTTGAAAAGATTGTAATATTATACATATGATGAACTGTAAGAAAAGGTACTTTTATAGTATTATAATATTGTGTGCGTTGCGAAGGGCACTTTATAAAGAAAAGCGAATTGAGAAAACGGTGTGTTTTCCAATTCGCTTTTTTATTTTTTGGAACAACTTGCGATCCAATTTGAATAATGGGGATGTTTTCACTAAATTTTTATTATACTGAAATATCAATAATGTTTCCTTTATATGGATGATTCATTGGTGGTTGGTTTTGAGTTGATTTATCCAACATTTCGATTACACCTGTCGCTCCCATATTCAGCGATTTATCCAAAATGCTCAGTTGCACCGTATGTTGGAGCGATGCCAACTGACTGGACATAATGGAATTGATATCCATGGAAATCCCTCCTTTAGATTAATATCGGACAATCGTTCGACATTCACATCCGTTTTTGAATATTTGTCCAATTCGTTGTCAAAGCTTTTCTAGGAGGAGGGAGAAACATGAAAAAAATATTTATGGCCGGTTTGCCGATCAGTTTGCTCCTATTGGGAGGATGCGGTTGGTTTGGAACGGCAACTGATGATGAAACGGAACAAATACCGGCAAATGCCGAAGCCGCTTTATCAGCCCAAGCGACCATGATCAACAGTGAAGGAAGTGAATTGGGGGTTGTCGAGTTTACAGAATCGAAAGAAGGTGTGAGAATCCATTTGAAATTGGAAAATGTGCCGGAAGGGGAACATGGTTTCCACATCCATGAAGTCGGAAAGTGCGAAAAGCCGACTTTTGAATCGGCAGGGGGCCATTTTAATCCCGGTGGGAAAGAACATGGGTTTAAAAATCCAAAGGGCTTCCATGCGGGGGATTTGCTGAATGTGAAGGCTGATGAGAATGGCAAAGTCGATGTAGTGTTCATTGACAGAAATATTACATTGGAAAAAGGAAAAGAACATTCATTATTTGATGAAGACGGAAGTTCCGTGATTTTGCATGAAGCTCCTGATGATTATAAAACGGATCCTTCGGGAAATTCCGGTGCGCGAATTGCTTGTGGGGTAATAGAGTCAAAATAGTATTATTTTTTGGGTTGTTGCTCATAGGGAGTGACAACCCAATATTTTTCTACAAAAAGAAAGAATAATATTATTATTTAGAAAATTTAAAAATTATATGTAATATAACAATTTTGGATGCCTAGGAAACATTGACGCGACAATAAAAATTCTATTTTGAAAATAGTATTTACTACTTTATGTTCTATTATTCTATAAAAAAGATTTGACATGAGTAAATTGTAATAGTTACAATTGTACTGTGTTAATACACATTTTTGTGGAAACAAAGAGGAGGGGATTTGTTTGAAAAGCAAAAAGTTTTTATTTTTGACAGTCATTAGCATTATGCTGCTGATGCTACTTGCTGCCTGTGGAGGAAAAGAAGACAATTCCGGCACAGATGAAGGTTCAACAAATGGGGATAACAATACATCATCATCTGACATCAAGTTCTTAAGCATGGTTACGGGCGGTACACAAGGTACTTACTATGCATTGGGTGGTACATTTGCGGAATTGATTTCAAAAGAAACTGGAATTAAAACAACTGCGGAAGTTTCACAAGCATCTGCTGCAAACATCAATGCATTAAAAGCGGGCGATGCTGAAATCGCTTTCGTTCAAACAGACATTGCTTACTATGCGAAAAACGGTCTAATGATGTTTGACGGAGAACCAATGGATGATTTAGCGGCGATCGGTGCCCTATATCCAGAAACGGTTCATCTTGTAACAACAGCCAAAACAGGCATCAAATCTTTCGAAGATTTAAAAGGTAAAAAAGTTTCTGTCGGAGCCCCAGGTTCCGGTACTTACGCAAACGCTGAACAATTGTTGGAAGTGCACGGTTTAACAATGGATGATATCCAAGCGCAAAACTTAGACTTCGGTGAATCTGTAGACGGTTTACAAGCTGGACAAATCGATGCGGCATTCATTACTGCAGGTTACCCTACAGCCGCTGTAGAAGCGTTAAGTGCACAAGCGGATGTGGTGATTGTTCCAGTGGATCCAGAAAAAGCAAAAGCGTTAATTGAAAAATATCCATATTACACTGAAGACACAATTCCGGCAGGCACATATGGTTTAGCTGAAGATGTGCCAACTGTATCAGTACTTGCGATGCTTGCAGTGAAGAAAGATTTGCCTGAAGATGTGGCATACGGAATTGCAAAAGCAATCTACAACAACACAGACAAAATTGGACATGCGAAAGCTGAATACATTAAGAAAGAAACTGCTTTAGATGGCATCGGTATTGATGTGCATCCAGGCGCGAAAAAATTCTTTGAAGAATAATTATTGACTGAGCAAAGTGAAGGGCTTGAAGGCTGATGCTTCTTCAGGCCCTTTATACATGGAGCGGTAAGATGAAAAAATTAGCAGCATTTCTGATTTTGGTCGTTTTGACAATACTTTTCTTTATCCCTCTTTTTCCGATTATATCTTTTACGGAAACGAAAACAAATAATCCGCAAATGTATTATATAGATTTGAGGAAAGATGCACCTTTTCAAATTCGCTTTACCCATTCCATTCATCGTACGGATGTTTTAGAGTCCTATGAAGTGGAAGACGGAAAGATTAAAATGATTTCGATGGAATATGAAGATGTGGCAATTGGTATGCCGGCCCATGCGGAAGAAGGACAAAAGTTAACGTATGAGGATGGGAAGTATAAACTTTATTCGAATAAAATGGTGGAAAACTTTGTCCTCTATGTCGGAGATATAAATATGGACTTGTTTTTTTATTATGGAGGCCGGGAATATAATTTGAAAAAAACCCTTCACCGCGGAAGTTCTTATATGGTTGAGGCAAAAAGGGTTTCCTTTTATGAAAAGTTGAAAGGAGTGCGAATAGTGCATGGTGAATACTGAGAAGCAACTGGATATTGATGTATTAACGGAAGAACAGCAACAAGAACTGTTAGAGAAGTATGACACCGAATCGAATGTAAGGAAAGTCGGCGGATGGGTGAAGTGGCTTGTTTTCACGCTTCTCCTTGCTTTTTCGTTATTCCAACTATATACGGCGATTTTTGGACAATTTACAGCCTACTTACAACGTAGTATTCACTTAGGATTCGGTTTGACGATAATATTCTTGTTATATCCAATACGCAAGAAGGGTTTGAAAACGAAAGTTCCTTTTTATGACTATATATTGGCAATTACTGCAGCGGCTACAGGCATGTATTGGACACTCAATTATGAAAGACTTGTAACTAGTTTGGGAAAGATTAATCAAACGGATTTTATCGTTGGTGCGATTGTAATTTTGCTCGTGCTAGAAGCTGCAAGAAGAGCGGTTGGTCTGCCAATTACCATTATTGCATCGCTTTTTTTGGTATATGCGTTTTTCGGGCCTTATATGCCGGACTTTTTGGCGCACCGGGGGCAATCGCTTGAGCAAATCGTCAACTTGATGTATTTCTCGACTGATGGTATTTTGGGTACTCCGATTAGCGTATCGGCCACTTATATCTTTGCCTTTCTATTATTCGGTGCTTTTCTAGTAAAAACAGGAGTAGGATCCTACTTCAACGATTTGGCGGTTGCCATTGCAGGGAAGTTGGTAGGTGGACCTGCGAAAGTGGCCATTTTCTCATCCGCATTGCAAGGAACCATTTCGGGAAGTTCCGTTGCCAATGTGGTGACATCCGGTTCTTATACCATTCCGATGATGAAAAAGTTGGGGTATAAAAAAGAGTTTGCCGGCGCTGTAGAAGCAGCCGCTTCAACTGGTGGACAAATCATGCCGCCAATTATGGGTGCGGCAGCATTCCTGATGGTGGAGTTTATCGGCCGTGGCGTCACATATTGGGATATTGCCAAAGCAGCGATTATTCCAGCCCTTTTGTATTTCTCGGGAATATGGATTATGACCCATTTTGAAGCGAAAAAATTGGGGCTTCGTGGCTTGTCGGAAGAAGAGTTGCCGAACCGAAAAGAGATTTTCAAAAAATTATATTTGCTTATTCCGATTCTATTGATCATCGTGTTAATGATGACTGGAGTACCGGTTATCCATGCAGCGTTATATGGAATTCTATCTTGCATCATTATCGGGTTTATCAACAGAGATGTAAAATTCGGTGTGAAAGATATCATCGAAGCGCTTGTGGATGGTGCAAGAACAGCGTTGGCCGTTGTTGCGGCAACTGCTTGTGCAGGGATTATTGTAGGGGTTGTTGTTAAAACGGGTCTTGGTTTAAGTCTGGCAAACAGCTTGGTGGAATTGGCAGGAGGAAATATCTTATTAACTTTATTCTTCGTCATGATCGCTTCCCTCATTTTAGGGATGGGTGCTCCAACTACAGCGAACTACGTAATTACTTCAACGATTGCAGCACCTGCGATTGTTACATTGCTTGCACCTGATGTTCCACAAGCAGCTGTGCCGGTTGTGGTATTATTATCCGCGCACTTTTTCGTATTCTACTTTGGCATCATCGCGGATATCACGCCTCCAGTCGCTTTGGCAGCCTTTGCCGCATCAGGTATTTCCGGCGGAGACCCGATCAAAACAGGTGTAAACTCTGCAAAACTGGCCATCGCAGCGTTCATCATTCCGTATATGATTGTGTTCTCGCCAGCATTGTTAATGATTGATGTTACGTTCTTACAAGTGATTTGGGTTGTATTTACTGCATTTATGGGTATGATCGCCATTGGTTCAGGGGTTATTGGATATTGGTACCGAAAAATCAATTTTATTGAAAGAATCCTTTTGATTATAGCTGGGCTATTAATGATTTATCCTGAATCCTTCTCAGATATTGCAGGGTTGATCATATTCGGAATTATGTTTGCAATTCAACTATTCACAAAAAATAAAGGGAATAATAAAATAGAAACGTCTATTGGCTAATGATTTGAATCCGCCTCGATTCCGGGGCGGATAATTTTTTTGTAATATCTCAACAAATGGTATATATTATTGAGTCTGGGGAAGAGGTATGAATTTTACCCTAGGCCTTCCCTTTTTGAAAGTACTTAAGAACCAAAGGGATTCATTTGGTGCCAAAACCTTTGAATGATTATTTTATGTGTGAAGTATTTGTTAAGGTGTGGGCAAAAGCAATTAATAAATAATTAGACATTATGTATAATAGAGTAAGCAAAATTATCGAGGTGCGAGGGATATGGGTCAAGTTAAAACATATGAAGAAGTCGTCTTTAGTTGGTTCGATCTTTTTCATAGTTGTCCGGAAGTAAGTTGGAAAGAGTATCAAACAACGAATAAAATTGCCGCCATCCTGGATGAATTGAAAGTTCCGTACAAACGGTTCGATGATATGACGGGACTGGTGGCGGAAATAGGCCAAGGGGAAGAAGTGGTCGCTGTAAGAGCCGATATTGATGCTCTCTGGCAAGAAGTGGACGGGGAAATGAGAGCGAATCATTCCTGCGGACACGATGCCAATATATCCATGGTGTTAGGCGCTTTATTAAGAATTAAAGACTACCCTTTAAAGAAACGCGTCCGGTTCATCTTCCAACCCGCTGAAGAAGTTGGGGGAGGAGCCATTGAGATGGTGAAACGGGGGATCATCGATGATGTGTCCTACCTCTTTGGCATTCATTTAAGACCGATTGAAGAACTGCCGTTTGGCAAAGTTTCTCCTGCGGTCCAACACGGTGCGGCATTGTTCCTGCAAGGTGAGGTGCGGGGGGTTGATGCCCACGGAGCAAGACCGCATCAAGGAAAAAATGCCATCGATGTGATTTTTGCCATCCAACAAATGTTGAAAAATATTTATTTAAATCCTTTTGAAGTGCATAGCGTGAAGTTGACAAAAGTGGTGGCGGATGGCGGCAGTGTCAATATCATTCCAGGTAATGCTACCTTTTCAATAGACATTCGGGCGCAAAAAAATCGCGTGATCGATGCGATACAATTCCATGTAGAACATGGACTTCGGAATATCAGCAAAATGTTTGAAACGGAAATAGTTTGGGATTGGTATGACAAAACACCAGGCGCAGAAGTGTCTGAAGAAGCGAAAAAAATTGCGGAAACAGCCATTATGGATACGGTCGGAGAAGGATTTTTGGCAGAGCCGGTTCAAACGCCGGGCAGCGATGATTTCCATTTTTATACGGTTTCCAAACCTGAATTGAAAGCGACGATGATTGGCATTGGTGCAGATCTGAAACCGGGCCTTCATCACCCGCATATGACCTTTAATAAAGATGCGCTCATTATCGGCGCAAAAGTATTGGCAAAAACATTATTTAATGCAACTGAGTATAAATAGAAGGAAGTAGGATTCAATGAACATCAAGAAAATAGAGATTTTTGCGGTAGATTTCCCACTAATAAAACCGTTTATTGTAAGTTACGGCACTTTTCCGACGATGCCGTCAATCATTATAAAACTTACAACGGATGATGGTTACATCGGCTGGGGGGAAAGTGTACCGGATGAACATGTAACTGGGGAAACATTTGAATCCACTTTTCATGTTCTAAAACATTCCTTGGCACCTGCAATGTTGAATGAGGACCCATGTCATTTTGAAAAAATCCATGACAAAATGGATCGTATCGTAAAAGGAGTGCCCAGTGCGAAGGCGGCCATTGATATCGCTTGTTTTGACGCAGTGGGGAAAAAGCTTGGGGTTCCGGTTTATCAGTTAATTGGCGGAAGATTTCATAAAAAATTCCCAATCACCCATGTGTTAAGCATTGATGAACCTGATAAAATGG includes:
- a CDS encoding ThiF family adenylyltransferase, which gives rise to MERYSRQRLFSPIGEEGQKKLLESHVLIVGAGALGCANAEMLARAGIGKITIIDRDYVDWTNLGRQQLYTEEDAKRNIPKAIAAQNHLQVINSTIDIKGIVGDFYIDSEEIVKDADLIMDGTDNFETRFVINDMAMKHGIPWIHGAVVRSYGMTVSIVPKQTPCYHCLLQTLPSEGLTCDTVGVISPAVQMVASYQTAEALKYLVSGEVSKELVSFDVWKREHSIIDVSSLKRADCPSCGGNPSFPYLRKGTGLKTAVLCGRNTVQIRPQQTQQFSLERISKRLHTIVKNLKVTPYLMSFQVEDVQMVLFQDGRALIHGTKEEEKAKRIYQRYVGA
- a CDS encoding superoxide dismutase family protein, which gives rise to MKKIFMAGLPISLLLLGGCGWFGTATDDETEQIPANAEAALSAQATMINSEGSELGVVEFTESKEGVRIHLKLENVPEGEHGFHIHEVGKCEKPTFESAGGHFNPGGKEHGFKNPKGFHAGDLLNVKADENGKVDVVFIDRNITLEKGKEHSLFDEDGSSVILHEAPDDYKTDPSGNSGARIACGVIESK
- the tenI gene encoding thiazole tautomerase TenI codes for the protein MELHIITDGKKTNEELKEIITSVSAVVDYIHIREKNKSPHEIVALVEELLKAGVPKEKLVINDRLDIALVTGIPNVHLPGKGLPVEKVKTAFPHMKVGVSIHSLEEAERAEEAGADYCLFGHVFETDSKKGLMGRGTGALGVIVEHVKIPVIAIGGITPENAGKVLEKKVRGIAVMSYIFSSKHPKEAATRLKQVSKGKGDDVATLYQWTEDGSG
- a CDS encoding TRAP transporter permease, yielding MVNTEKQLDIDVLTEEQQQELLEKYDTESNVRKVGGWVKWLVFTLLLAFSLFQLYTAIFGQFTAYLQRSIHLGFGLTIIFLLYPIRKKGLKTKVPFYDYILAITAAATGMYWTLNYERLVTSLGKINQTDFIVGAIVILLVLEAARRAVGLPITIIASLFLVYAFFGPYMPDFLAHRGQSLEQIVNLMYFSTDGILGTPISVSATYIFAFLLFGAFLVKTGVGSYFNDLAVAIAGKLVGGPAKVAIFSSALQGTISGSSVANVVTSGSYTIPMMKKLGYKKEFAGAVEAAASTGGQIMPPIMGAAAFLMVEFIGRGVTYWDIAKAAIIPALLYFSGIWIMTHFEAKKLGLRGLSEEELPNRKEIFKKLYLLIPILLIIVLMMTGVPVIHAALYGILSCIIIGFINRDVKFGVKDIIEALVDGARTALAVVAATACAGIIVGVVVKTGLGLSLANSLVELAGGNILLTLFFVMIASLILGMGAPTTANYVITSTIAAPAIVTLLAPDVPQAAVPVVVLLSAHFFVFYFGIIADITPPVALAAFAASGISGGDPIKTGVNSAKLAIAAFIIPYMIVFSPALLMIDVTFLQVIWVVFTAFMGMIAIGSGVIGYWYRKINFIERILLIIAGLLMIYPESFSDIAGLIIFGIMFAIQLFTKNKGNNKIETSIG
- the thiS gene encoding sulfur carrier protein ThiS, giving the protein MQLYINGQKTEVDNNVKNVADLLKSFQLQGRIVVVEQNGKIILKEQYDKQPVNDGDKIEIVHFVGGG
- a CDS encoding DUF1850 domain-containing protein — translated: MKKLAAFLILVVLTILFFIPLFPIISFTETKTNNPQMYYIDLRKDAPFQIRFTHSIHRTDVLESYEVEDGKIKMISMEYEDVAIGMPAHAEEGQKLTYEDGKYKLYSNKMVENFVLYVGDINMDLFFYYGGREYNLKKTLHRGSSYMVEAKRVSFYEKLKGVRIVHGEY
- a CDS encoding YfbR-like 5'-deoxynucleotidase, with the translated sequence MLAIGIHKFFTSLNDLERIFRAPGRFKFEEHNVAAHSWKVSQYALFFGTLEEMHGAKVNWKSLYEKTINHDFAEVFIGDIKTPVKHASEELKQMLAHVEEKMMEKFIKEEIPAEFQEIFFERMKEGKDGTLEGRLLEFADKLDQFYESFAELKRGNTDKEFIIMYQQALTKLLQMPLKVSVRYFRNEILKDVMKEDTQIDVAKLTNEILDKIKPQD
- a CDS encoding polyribonucleotide nucleotidyltransferase, coding for MDINSIMSSQLASLQHTVQLSILDKSLNMGATGVIEMLDKSTQNQPPMNHPYKGNIIDISV
- a CDS encoding TAXI family TRAP transporter solute-binding subunit, whose translation is MKSKKFLFLTVISIMLLMLLAACGGKEDNSGTDEGSTNGDNNTSSSDIKFLSMVTGGTQGTYYALGGTFAELISKETGIKTTAEVSQASAANINALKAGDAEIAFVQTDIAYYAKNGLMMFDGEPMDDLAAIGALYPETVHLVTTAKTGIKSFEDLKGKKVSVGAPGSGTYANAEQLLEVHGLTMDDIQAQNLDFGESVDGLQAGQIDAAFITAGYPTAAVEALSAQADVVIVPVDPEKAKALIEKYPYYTEDTIPAGTYGLAEDVPTVSVLAMLAVKKDLPEDVAYGIAKAIYNNTDKIGHAKAEYIKKETALDGIGIDVHPGAKKFFEE
- a CDS encoding thiazole synthase; amino-acid sequence: MLKIADKVFQSRLLLGTGKFPNFEVQKEAVEASGAEILTFAVRRMNIYEPSQPNFLEMLDLSKYTLLPNTAGAKTAEEAVRIARLAKASGLCDMVKVEVIGDDKTLLPDPVETLKASEMLLEEGFIVLPYTSDDVVLAKRLEELGVHAIMPGASPIGSGQGIVNPLNLSLIIEQAGIPVIVDAGIGSPADCAIAMELGADGILLNSAVSGAKDPVKMAKAMKLAIEAGRLGYEAGRIPKKRYAVASSPIEGMLLS
- the tenA gene encoding thiaminase II gives rise to the protein MQFTDRLFEKYHTVWRKNHEHPFVKELGTGTLDPDKFRFYMIQDYLYLIDYSKLFALGAVKAPNLEVMTVFANLLYYTMNEEMALHRKYASRFGITEKELEEAKPSPVTLAYTHYMLAVAQNGSIAELAAAHLACAWSYWEIGCELAEIPGAKNHELYGDWVKTYSSEEFGQSAQWNLDLLNQLAEGKPESELQRLEEIFLNTTRFEYMFWDMAYHQQMWPMDEQVTA